The following are encoded in a window of Roseimaritima ulvae genomic DNA:
- a CDS encoding DUF3857 domain-containing transglutaminase family protein: MIRSIVVRQVELNSSVWGRCRVRSFLVWVSVVLWGGVLVAEQPAAAPKLSALQPVIDAGPLQATPEQLAALVQQLDAKPREPTYQHPGMPSPLELEAELDDASNNQILSSTHYEFLSDGDLQTTRWHIIRPQGREELADNSQLNAEWSPWHEDRPQLEARVITPAGEVIELDAAQIVERAAEASVPGVFVDRKALTALLSGVQPGAIIETKTVSLSKPLLDRSIGFRHPMTTMLPARVTRVVVSGGAGVRWSLGTLGPLPPAKGTPPQATEYQMIDSPSFFDWFEPHCGPQASSYPTVFAAVSSDWQSLGAAYGARIDQAITDGAQLAQQIVTAMQPAGSEDQPATRDQKIIWAIQQLQQMVRYTGLSLGENAILPVSPDKSLQRRFGDCKDQSTLLVAWLRQMDIPAYVALLDSTGGLDVSPDLACLDFFDHAIVAIPDAQQPSGFLFVDPTLTIPALDNYPLGYLTDGCRQRLTLICDAAAGKLVKTPGTDASSNTETLTNWMDLNRNGGGAMAVQVQQRGALAVEMGAGYDSANRQASLEQWRQYMNTESGTDLAGLVVLPLVRDAQGSHRFVVRGSGFPAQLLNTQRLTAGGTFSVVNDFLALESVALMVPSDVWQKIEDPTAPAEPPRPRRTAMVNLEGSTYEVVHCMRFPADVTPPPLPDDWQQTIGFLTLSAEYQMRTVAELQPWESSAAVPESMRQPPWQTWQGEPAATSVPRADDDQVLQLTHRCVVRPGTLSAAEVNQAHDQMRKLLQQPDALQFSFQLSWDFGQRLLESVKDEDLRALAELAQRSPRRNIPLALLGSKLSDYGMAVLARRVVSDVSPKRADEELAARVLLPIFELQHRPETTRVRLDVPTVNRLAKAAVSPFTGTGRAVAAFAAMRTDEGLLHADPQRLAGSAEPLQQMLAAPEAFGLPRRVVPKLEAAYQLVLLATRQDTRLKQHLQEQSGGYDRLLVDLLENRKPSGLEGLDAAFRMQIATGIWETMVATNRADLAWRWQNLLDDVDWPVTRLEEAKLPELPPLNEQDALSVVRHMIVADLESDVQAIQRLACVPEVANAVLSSGRGGPSKIYGWVHISEDNRSRWLTQTIAANAEVTLEPLSDGLQKATLKRSEDDVVQYWLIKNPEGQWRFACDSFWLGQPLWQQWQAGKQEQVQLACEALMPELAKELPMFDQFSGSFAARVWQRLEDKPMQRTEWTVRVMACQATHDLSLVEPPGQTPPPQIELWIQQLRRQSYYVHREMKSLYPLLLDDVQQQPTMEAVGKLLSCVLELQRLHPNEPRDYSAWLPMVEEYIDQLPEMLLKYQLQYQLMRVNGNTVAALDKLQAYLAEPPKEPLVSMLANRLLWDSLMLEDAQQVAKRLRVAGPLIDREQFATAHTLACAQALTGGIFEASEIYRRPMNEPPTMLDANMDLVRGLVAAQLGLSEIAQESFEAGLAKEPHSQTATVIRRQMKSLPAGAATP; the protein is encoded by the coding sequence TTGATTCGTTCAATCGTGGTGCGGCAAGTGGAATTGAATTCATCGGTGTGGGGTCGGTGCCGGGTGCGGAGTTTTCTCGTTTGGGTCTCGGTGGTGCTGTGGGGCGGCGTGTTGGTGGCGGAACAGCCCGCTGCAGCGCCGAAACTGTCGGCGCTGCAGCCGGTGATCGACGCCGGGCCGCTGCAGGCGACGCCCGAGCAGCTGGCCGCATTGGTGCAGCAATTGGACGCCAAACCGCGTGAGCCGACCTACCAACATCCCGGTATGCCGTCGCCGCTGGAGCTGGAAGCCGAACTGGATGACGCGTCTAACAATCAGATCCTCAGTAGTACGCACTATGAATTTCTGAGCGATGGGGATTTGCAAACGACGCGTTGGCATATCATCCGTCCGCAGGGCCGCGAAGAACTGGCCGACAACTCTCAATTGAACGCCGAGTGGTCTCCCTGGCACGAAGACCGGCCGCAGCTGGAAGCGCGAGTGATCACTCCCGCCGGCGAGGTCATCGAACTCGACGCCGCGCAGATTGTCGAACGCGCCGCCGAAGCTTCGGTGCCCGGCGTGTTTGTGGATCGCAAGGCGCTGACGGCTCTGTTATCGGGCGTCCAGCCGGGCGCGATCATCGAAACCAAAACCGTATCGCTCAGCAAACCTTTGCTCGATCGCTCCATCGGTTTTCGGCATCCCATGACGACGATGCTGCCGGCCCGGGTTACGCGAGTCGTGGTGTCTGGCGGTGCGGGGGTGCGTTGGAGTCTGGGCACGCTGGGCCCGCTGCCTCCTGCCAAGGGCACTCCGCCCCAAGCGACGGAGTATCAGATGATCGATTCTCCCAGCTTCTTTGATTGGTTCGAACCCCATTGTGGTCCGCAAGCTTCGTCGTACCCCACGGTGTTTGCCGCGGTCAGTTCGGACTGGCAGTCACTGGGCGCGGCGTATGGAGCTCGCATCGATCAGGCGATCACCGACGGTGCTCAATTAGCACAACAAATCGTAACGGCCATGCAGCCGGCCGGCAGCGAAGACCAGCCGGCGACTCGCGATCAGAAAATAATCTGGGCGATCCAGCAATTGCAACAGATGGTGCGGTACACCGGTTTGTCCTTGGGCGAAAACGCGATCCTTCCCGTCTCTCCGGACAAATCGTTGCAGCGGCGGTTCGGGGATTGTAAAGACCAATCGACGTTGTTGGTGGCCTGGTTGCGGCAGATGGACATCCCGGCCTACGTCGCTCTGTTGGATTCGACTGGCGGATTGGATGTTTCCCCCGATCTGGCTTGCCTGGATTTTTTTGATCACGCCATCGTAGCGATCCCCGACGCCCAGCAGCCGTCCGGTTTTCTGTTCGTCGACCCGACACTGACAATTCCCGCGCTGGATAACTATCCGCTGGGCTATCTGACAGACGGGTGTCGCCAGCGTCTGACGCTGATCTGTGATGCGGCGGCGGGCAAACTGGTAAAAACACCGGGAACCGATGCTTCCAGCAATACGGAAACGCTTACCAATTGGATGGACTTGAACCGCAACGGCGGTGGTGCGATGGCCGTTCAGGTGCAGCAGCGCGGTGCGTTGGCGGTCGAGATGGGAGCCGGCTACGATTCCGCCAATCGTCAGGCTTCGCTTGAACAATGGCGGCAATATATGAACACCGAATCCGGTACCGATTTGGCGGGCCTGGTCGTGTTGCCGTTGGTCCGCGACGCTCAGGGAAGCCATCGGTTTGTGGTTCGAGGAAGCGGGTTTCCCGCCCAGTTATTGAATACGCAAAGGCTCACCGCCGGGGGAACGTTTTCGGTCGTGAATGATTTTTTAGCGTTGGAATCGGTGGCCCTGATGGTGCCCTCGGATGTCTGGCAGAAGATCGAAGATCCCACGGCGCCGGCCGAACCGCCTCGGCCGCGTCGGACAGCGATGGTGAACCTGGAAGGCAGCACGTATGAGGTGGTGCACTGCATGCGGTTTCCCGCCGATGTGACGCCGCCCCCGCTGCCAGACGATTGGCAGCAGACGATCGGATTCCTGACATTATCCGCGGAATACCAGATGCGTACGGTCGCGGAACTTCAGCCCTGGGAGAGCTCCGCTGCGGTGCCCGAGTCGATGCGGCAACCGCCCTGGCAGACTTGGCAAGGCGAACCCGCTGCGACGTCGGTGCCGCGGGCCGATGACGATCAAGTTCTGCAGTTGACCCATCGATGCGTGGTGCGGCCTGGCACATTGTCCGCGGCGGAAGTGAATCAAGCCCATGATCAGATGCGGAAGTTGTTGCAGCAGCCGGATGCACTGCAGTTTTCGTTTCAGCTGAGTTGGGATTTTGGGCAGCGATTGTTGGAGAGTGTGAAGGATGAGGATCTGCGGGCCTTGGCCGAGCTCGCGCAGCGGAGCCCAAGACGAAATATCCCCTTGGCATTGCTGGGAAGCAAGTTGAGCGATTATGGGATGGCGGTACTGGCTCGTCGCGTGGTCTCGGATGTCTCGCCAAAGCGTGCAGACGAAGAACTGGCCGCTCGGGTCTTATTGCCGATTTTCGAATTGCAACACCGTCCCGAAACGACTCGTGTCCGCCTGGACGTCCCGACCGTCAATCGGTTGGCGAAAGCAGCGGTCAGTCCGTTTACTGGAACCGGTCGCGCGGTAGCGGCGTTCGCTGCGATGCGGACCGACGAGGGGCTGCTTCATGCCGACCCCCAACGGCTGGCCGGATCTGCGGAACCACTGCAGCAAATGCTCGCCGCGCCCGAAGCCTTCGGGCTGCCCAGAAGAGTCGTCCCCAAGCTTGAGGCCGCATATCAATTGGTACTGCTGGCAACGCGGCAAGACACGCGGTTGAAACAGCACTTGCAAGAGCAAAGCGGTGGATACGACCGATTGCTGGTCGACCTGTTGGAAAATCGCAAGCCGAGTGGCTTGGAAGGTTTGGATGCTGCGTTTCGGATGCAGATTGCGACGGGGATCTGGGAGACCATGGTCGCTACCAACCGCGCGGATTTAGCGTGGCGTTGGCAAAACTTGTTAGACGATGTGGACTGGCCGGTGACTCGATTGGAAGAAGCGAAACTGCCTGAGTTGCCGCCGCTGAACGAGCAAGACGCACTGTCGGTGGTGCGGCATATGATTGTGGCCGACCTGGAATCGGACGTCCAAGCTATTCAGCGGTTGGCTTGCGTGCCGGAGGTGGCAAACGCAGTGCTCTCGAGCGGCCGGGGAGGCCCCAGCAAGATTTACGGCTGGGTGCACATCTCTGAAGACAACCGCTCGCGTTGGCTGACCCAAACCATCGCCGCCAACGCCGAGGTGACGCTGGAACCGCTCAGCGACGGGTTGCAAAAGGCGACGCTGAAGCGCAGCGAAGATGATGTGGTGCAGTACTGGTTAATCAAAAACCCCGAGGGACAGTGGCGTTTTGCTTGCGATTCCTTCTGGCTGGGGCAACCGCTGTGGCAACAGTGGCAGGCCGGAAAACAGGAGCAGGTTCAGTTGGCCTGCGAGGCACTGATGCCGGAGTTGGCAAAGGAGTTACCGATGTTTGATCAGTTTTCGGGCAGCTTTGCCGCTCGCGTTTGGCAGCGGCTGGAAGACAAACCCATGCAGCGCACCGAATGGACCGTCCGCGTGATGGCTTGCCAGGCGACGCATGACCTGTCCCTGGTCGAACCACCTGGGCAAACGCCTCCGCCGCAAATTGAGTTGTGGATTCAGCAGCTGCGGCGACAGAGCTACTACGTCCACAGGGAGATGAAGTCCCTGTACCCGCTGCTGTTGGACGACGTGCAGCAGCAACCCACGATGGAGGCGGTCGGAAAATTGTTGAGCTGTGTGTTGGAACTGCAGCGGTTGCATCCCAACGAGCCGCGTGACTATTCAGCTTGGTTGCCGATGGTTGAAGAATATATCGACCAGCTTCCCGAAATGCTGTTGAAGTATCAATTGCAGTACCAGTTGATGCGTGTGAACGGCAACACTGTCGCCGCCTTGGACAAGTTGCAGGCCTATCTGGCGGAGCCACCCAAGGAACCATTGGTCAGTATGTTGGCCAATCGACTGTTGTGGGATTCGCTGATGCTGGAAGATGCCCAACAGGTGGCCAAGCGGTTGCGTGTGGCCGGTCCGCTGATTGATCGCGAGCAATTTGCCACGGCGCATACGTTGGCATGCGCTCAGGCCCTGACCGGTGGGATTTTTGAGGCATCCGAAATCTATCGTCGTCCGATGAACGAGCCGCCCACGATGTTGGATGCCAACATGGACTTGGTGCGTGGATTGGTCGCGGCGCAATTGGGATTGTCTGAAATCGCTCAGGAAAGTTTCGAGGCCGGGTTGGCCAAGGAGCCGCACAGTCAAACGGCTACCGTGATCCGCCGCCAGATGAAATCCTTGCCCGCAGGAGCTGCGACACCATGA